The genomic region CcataaacagacagaaatacagacacagccagaaatacaggcacagacagagatacaggcACAGCTAGAGATAGAGAAACATCTAGAAATACAGAGACAGCCAGAGATACAGCCTGAGATGCAGACACAGCCAGATGTACTGACACAGATGGAAATACAGTCACAgtcagagatacagacacaaccagagatacagacacaaccagagatacagacacaaccagaggtacagacagagccagagatacagacacagaaagacattaaaatacaaccagtcagagatacagacagaaccAGAAATAGAGACAAAgccagagatacagacacagccTGAGATATGGACACAGCCAGAAATACAGACCCAGccagaaatacagacacagccagaagTACATCCACAGTCAGAGATAGAGACACAATCAGAAATACGGACACAGCTagatatacagacacactcagaaatATGGACACAGCCAAAGATACAGAcacatataaaaatacagacacagccagaaatacaggcacagacagagatacagtcACAgtcagagatacagacacagccagagatacagacacaaccagaggtacagacacagaaatacattaaaatacaaccagagatacagacacagtcagagatacagacagaaccAGAAATAGAGACAAAGCCAGAGATACAGTCTCAGCCTGAGATATGGACACAgccagagatacagacacagccagagatacagacacagccagaagTACATCCACAGTCAGAGATAGAGACACAATCAGAAATACGGACACAGccagatatacagacacactcagaaatATTGACACAgccagagatacagacacatatAGAAATACAGACACAGCCAAAAATACAGGCCcagacagatatacagacacagCTAGAGATAGAGAAACATCTAGAAATGCAGAGACAGCCAGTGATGCAGACACAGCCAGATGTACTGACACAGCTGGAAATACTGTCACagtcagagacacagacacagccagagatacagacacaaccagaggtacagacagagccagagatacagacacagaaagacattaaaatacaaccagaaatacagacagagatacagacagagatacagacagaaccAGAAATAGAGACAAAgccagagatacagacacagccTGAGATATGGACACAgccagagatacagacacagccagaaatacagacacagccagaagTACATCCACAGTCAGAGATAGAGacacaatcagaaatacagacacagccagatatacagacacactcagaaatATGGACACAgccagagatacagacacatatAGAAATACAGACACAGCCAAAAAtacaggcacagacagagatacagacacagctAGAGATAGAGAAACATGTAGAAATACAGAGACAGCCAGAGATGCTGACACAGCTGGAAATACAGTCACAgtcagagatacagacacaaccagaggtacagacagagccagagatacagacacagaaatacattaaaatacaacCAGAAATACAgtcagagatacagacagaaccAGGAATAGAGACAAAgccagagatacagacacagccAAAGATATGGACACAgccagagatacagacacagccAGAAATACATTCGCAgtcagagatacagacacaatcagaaatacagacacagacagagatacagacacatacagagatagagacagagacagaaatacGGACACAGCCAAAGATACAGACACAGCCAGAAatacaggcacagacacagctAGAGATAGAGAAACATCTAGAAATACAGAGACAGCCAGAGATACAgcctgagaaacagacacagccagATGTACTTACACAGCCGGAAATACAGTCACAgtcagagatacagacacagccagagatacagacacaaccagaggtacagacagagcCAGAGATGCAGACACAaccagagatacagacacaaccAGAGATAcatacagagatagagacacaTACAaggatacagacacagacagaaatacagacacaacCACAGATACAGCCAGAGCTACAGCCTGAGATACAGACACAGCCAGatgtacagacacaggcagaaatACAGTCACAGTCAGAGATACAGACccatacagagatacagacacagccagagaaacagtcagagatACAGATAAAGCCAGAGttacagacagagatacagatcCAACCAGAGTTACAGACAGAGATGCAGACACAACCAGAGTTACAGACACAACCGGAGGTACAGACACAACCAAAGGTACAGACACAACCAGAGTTACAGACAGGGACAAGCGGAGAACAGCAAAGTAGGGGTTCACATTACCATGAACAGCTGAGCCCCGGGGCCCCGCCCTGCTCCAGCCCCCCAGCCACAGAACCTCAGAGCGGGCAGCAGGATCCCGTCAGCACCCGTCGGAGTGGTTCACCTGCCAACAGCATGGCACTAGTCCACCCCTCACCCCTGCCCAGCTCCAACGCCCCCTCGACCCCTCAGGGCAGGCAGCAGGATACCTTTCCCAGCCGCCTGGCCCAAACACAGACCTCATCCCAACCCCAGGAGTCAGCTCACCACATCCTCCTGACAGATGGCCACTGCTGTCTGAGTCACGGTCTTGAAACATCACACCGCGATGCAACAGGAGGGGTTTATATTAATGATGGTGACAGAAATACACTCTTGACATCTGTCCCAACCTCAGTCATTGATCAGGGAGGTGAGATACACACATTCTCTGCTCTGGGATCTGATAAGGGATCAGACGTTAAGTCCCTGAGGGCTGATAAGGGTGGAGCCACCATGCGCACGCTGGGCGGTGGAAACGCACTGCCCCGGACGCACACACCCTCTCAGATTCAGAAGCCAGCCTGTAACGGAGAGAAAGccagggaggagaaggaggcggGGAGGAAGAAAAGTACACTTGGAGATTCTTTCGTAGTGGCTGCTAATGCTGCCGGCAACGCGTTGCCCCTGACAACACTCGCGATGCCAGAAATGAGAGAATACAAGGGAGAGGTAAGAAACAAGCCACTCGATCTgttggagaggaacagagaccgAGCTGCAACAGTCTCTACTCCGGCGGTAGAAACAGAGACGGCACTGTTACAAGAAGGAGACGGAAGAGGAGGTGCAGGGGGAATAGTGGCGAGTCTGCTGGGTGGCTTTgcaggagaggagcagagagaaacGGCCCTCCCGGCAACCACACACCACCAGGGCTTAATTCACATCGGGATAAAAAGCTCACCTGCACTCCCTGCTAAAGACACCGACACAACGACTGGATCTGTGTCTGACCAGGACTGCAGCTGCCACACACTGCCTCAAAGcccagaggagaggaagggaggggggcagCCTGGACCTACGGGTGACACCCAAACgactgacacagagagaaagagggagggggtgaaggagagagaggagtctgGACTCCAGGCAGAAGAACACACCGTCACTaatgcctctctgtctcccctcggGGTAATCACCGGACCTCACTGCTGGGAAGACAACAGCGCCGCTACTGCCACCGgattggagagagagggggaggagacgagagaggagaggggaggggtgtcCGGAAAGCAGGTTTTAGTGAGCCGTCCAACAGTGACCGGCCTTGCTGGCTGGGTGTCATCAGCTGGGAGTCAGACGTGTCCGCCCCCTGTCGCTGCCACTGCCGTCGTCTCTTCTCCTGGTAGCTCCACGCCACAGTCGCTATGTGGCTGGGGTGAGCTCATCCtaccctcctccacctccatcagCGGCAGCATCATCTCTGCTGATGAGAGCCGTTTCTCTCCTccgctccccctctctctgcctctccgaCAGCAAGACGACAGGGATTCAGCTCattcacctctccctccctctcggcTCAGCACCTCTGCTGAAGGAGAACTAGGCAGCCTTGCTCAGCCTCTGCTCCTACGGCAGGCAGACAGCAGAGATTTAGATCTCCGCTCAGCTCTCTTCCCGTCCTCACTGTGCTCTGAGCCTGCATGGTCCCAGGACTCGGCCAACAACACAAAGAGAGGCTCAGAGAACAGAGAATCAGCAGATCGGTCTTGCCCGATACAAACCCTGAAGTCGGAGGAGAAAAGAGCTATCCTAGGTCTTAAAGACAACTCTGCTACAGAGTCTCAGCGCTCCAGCAGCAACACGGCGAGAGGCACCGAGAAGGAGGACAGCACTCGTCTCACACAGAGCCAGGGGGGAACGGAGAGTCATGTGCAGAAAACGGAACCTTCCCAAACCTTCGTAGGAGAATTACAACAAGCCTCCGTCGCagcaacaaccacagaggctggaGGAGAACCGGGTCCAAGCAAAGCCTCTGcactgtcctcctcctcccctgttaTCTCAGCGCTGCCTCCGACGGTCCTCCAGTCTCAGCACCGCTCGGCTGCGGAGGGGAGCCACCCTCAACAGGTCCACATTGTCTCTCAGAGTGACGCCTCACTCCTCAGGTCAGTCATCCCTCAGTCTGTCCTGGGACCGCCCACTATGGCTGCCATCGGGGTTTTACAGCTACATGCCAGGGACAGTGTGGGGGGCACCAGGAAgttgtttttcaacaaaacGCTAACAGCGGATGATGAATCCTCTGCAGCCCTTAACTACGTTCCGGCCTCAGACCCGGCTGCTGTATTGGCACACGCCTCTCTGCCTCCACTGAAGGTTCATGAGAATCTGCGTCACCCAGTGACTGAGGCTAGCTTCACCTCCCACAACTTCCTCAAGCCAGTCACCCCGCCCCCTCGCTCACAGACCCCGACACAACCATCTCAAGTCGGGGACACACTGCCATCACTGACCCCTGCTGACTTCCAGGGGGAGTCGCAGCAGAAGACCCAGGCTGGGATGACAGGAAATGAGGATGGCAGAGAGAAAGACTTGGAAAAAATAGTAGTGACACCTTGTGTGTCAGCAGTGACGGGGCTTATATCAAGCCCACATGGAGCCTCTGAAGGATTAGTAGTTGAAGAAAAGCCAAACAGTCACCCAGACTCAGTGGTTCCAACTCCTCTCACTAGAGTTCCACTGCAACCTTCCCATGACCCAATCCCAAACTCAGAACAGGTGGTGATCCAACCACCTCGTCCTCCCTCTTCTTCACTGGCATCACGTCAGAAGCACCTAACTGGCATCACCTCCAGTGAGGACGTTTTCCAGGTCTTTTTCGAGGGTGAGTCCAATTTTGCCGGGCCGGTCTGCGGGGCCCGGTGTCAGTGTGCAGTGCCTGGACCAGGGTCCCTCCATACTCAGCCTGACAGTGGATCAAATGCTAATGGAGATTATATGACCCCGGGCACCACAGTAACCACTCTGACAAAGCCGGATGAGGATCAGACCATCATCCAGCCTAGTCAGCCCACAAGCCAATTAGGCCAATCAGATCAATCAGATAACCACGATCTACCTGTTGCCAGTCATATGGACAGCAGAGATGAGGTTAGACAGAATCCACCGAGTTCCAGAGACCGTCTCTCCATGGATTTGGCTTGGGTCAGGAATGAGGGTAAAGAAGAGGCTGATAATAAGGCTGAGTCTGTGCTTCATGTTTCAAAAACAGTTGTACTTAACCAGCCTTTTTCAGATCCTCTGAAAGGTGAAGAGGGATGTCACAGTGCTGATTTCTCTTCTGCGGCTGAGGCTATCACTGATGTTAAGGAAACGATTGTGGCTGAGGCTAACACTGATGTTAAGGAAACGATTGTGGCTGAGGCTAACACTGATGTTAAGGAAACGACCGTGGCTGAGGCGAACACTGATGTTAAGGAAACGACTGTGGCTGAGGCTAACACTGATGTTAAGGAAACGATTGTGGCTGAGGCTAACACTGATGTTAAGGAAACGATTGTGGCTGAGGCTAACACTGATGTTAAGGAAACGATTGTGGCTGAGGCTAACACTGATGTTAAGGAAACAATTGTGGCTGAGGCTAACACTGATGTTAAGGAAACGACCGTGGCTGAGGCTAACACTGATGTAAAGGAAACGACTGTGGCTGAGGCTAACACTGATGTTAGGGAAATGACTGTGGCTTTGGCAAAGGCTGATGTTGAGGAAACAACTGTCGCTATAGGTACAAATGAGGTTGAAGAAAAGACTGTGGCATTAGTTAAGGCTAAGGCTAAAGTTGAAGAAAATATGTTAGTTTTAGCCAAGGCTGAAGTTGAAAAAAATACTATGACTTTAGCTAAGCCTGAAGTTCTGGAGAAGACTGTGGTTTTAGCTAAAGCTAAGAATGAAGTTCAGACAGTGACTAGAACTGAGGCTGAATTGACTAAGTCTAATACTCTGGAGGTAACAGCATTTAATCATCTGCCTTCCCCTTCAATGAGTGATCACTGTGAATATCCAGAGCCGGTGATGATCCTCAAGCATCCAGGGCCCATGCTGAGTCACCACGAGTTCATCAACGACTATGACGTTGCACTTCCTGGAGTCTGGGACAGTGATGGCCGCAGTCATTATGACAGCGTCGCACTTCCCGATCACGTGCTACAGGAAGTGACACTGGCAGCATCTGTAATACTGGATTCAGAATACAAAGATTACCTGAGGCACAGGAAAGATGATGAGGACGAGGAAGAGCATGAGATGGGTGGCAGTGGTGACAAAGAACAACTGGCTGAACCGGGTAAGGATGAGATCAGTCAGAAGCTTCCAGAGAAGGCCTTCATCTCAGAATCCGTATTCCTGAACATTCCACTACAGCATGACTCCACAGGCCTAAATAACGGGAGTGAGTCTGTAAAGAGAGATCTGCCTCTTCCATCCAAACCACAGGCCTCTGAAAGGCTTCACAGTGGGACGGACACCAGTTCACCAGCGAACCAATCTGCAGAATTATCAGCGACTGGATCTGATTACATCATTCCCCTCCATGCAGGTGACTCTGGAGCTGAGCCCAAGGCAAAAAAGCCTATCAGGGGAAATCTATTCAACAGCGGTGAGTCCATTAATGATGACATGATAAATGTCAGCCCACCTCTTGGTCCTGGGCAACCAATCAGCAGCCAGCCTCTCGACATTAACACAGCAGAGAAACAAGGGGACAAAATGAAAGGCAATAATACATTAGTCAAAAGGAAAGAAGAGACTAAACCAAATGAGAAGCAAAATGAGGAAGAGCACAAAACTGGAGATCAGTTTTTCCCAACCTCACCAGAGGAAAAGGggcaaatagaaaaacaaacgcaGGATAATAGACAGGAAATAGAAGAGGGTGAAAAGCAGAATCAGATAATTAGACTGTTGCAGTGTAATGACACTGCTAAAACAGCACAAgcggaagacagacagaccacagaCCGGCCTCCAGAACCGGAAGAAAAACAGGAATACACAGCCATTAAGGAGGAGGGACATGACAGGAGTGGAATAACAGGTAATGGACCAGAAATGCCGTCTCCTGACTCTGTCTTTCTAGACAGCACAGAAAGGGGGGAAGGAAATGATGGTGATGGCTGTGAAGTATGCCCGGGGGCAGATCAAAACAATGGGTCAGAAGCAGTGAAAGGAAAAGAGCAGGGAAAAGTGGAaggaagagaaaggaagagTGTGAGAACGAGTGAAGAAGAGGAAAAGGCTGTTTCCTCATCTGACCCCGTCCAGGCTCCTGCTGGATCGGAGCCCCGGCAAGACCCTAGACATTCACCCTCTTCTTCTGGGTCAGCACAGTGCCTCTACGCCGGGATGTCAACGCCAGCAACATTAACAGCAGAGACATGTGAGGGGACCAGAGACACCTCTGGAcccaattcaattcaaaatgcAGCTCTTAACCAGTCAGATTCAGCATTTATTCTAAAAGCTTTTTCTTGGCAAAAGGAACAAGGACCAAAGCATGAGAAACCAGGGGCCAGCACTGCCTCAGAGGATGGATCATGTGGCTGTTTAGCAAGTGACCGAGGACGaaaaacagacaacaacacacgcacagagaacCTCGCAGCCTCAACACTGTTGCCAGGGGTAACAGAGGGAGCCGAGAGCACCCTGGGACATTTGATTCAGGAAGAGAACAGAACGTTAAGTGACAGCAACTATAGCGCAATTGATAATGAGAAAAGCAAAGAAGTACATGGAGTGAAAGCTGGAGAGagcaatggagagagggatggtgagagagctggagagagggatggtgagagagctggagagagggatggtgagagagctggagggagggatggagggagtgatGGTGAGAGAGCTGGAGGGAGGGCAATGCCAGGTTTAGTCGTTGAAGTCGTGACTGATTCGAAGAGTTCAGATCTCAAGTCAATGATCTGGTCAGTGATGGGCGAGAATCATGTGGAGGATAAGAGTCAGGGATCTGGCCTTGTGGCACGAGCTTGTCAAGACCAACGCAGCAAAACAGAGGCCGTAGAGAACACTACAGCCCCCGTTGAATCAGATCCATCCCAGTGTGAGACTTCTCTGGACTGTCGTGCCTCGTCGTCACCCTCATCGCAGTCGCATGGCCCTGAGGAGCACAGTACTCACCAGAATAGCTTCCCTCCCAGCCTGGGCCATTCTGTTGACACTTCTCAAAGCTTAAACCAGCAGTCAAAACTTAGCCCAGATCACCAGGCAACTGTCACTGTCAATTTAAACCCTGACCAGGTCACAGACATTGCTGTCAAGCTGGCACGTGATTCACACCCTGGGGATATCAATGCCAATCTATTGGAATCAGAATGTGAGCCAAAGGAAACACGTTTAGCTCATCATACAGCAATTGTTGGGACCAGCCACAGTAGTGAGACTAACACTGCTGTACTGGAAGCCACTGACACAACCATGACTTCCATGGCAAGTCACAGGGTAGAACAAGCTGCTCTGGAAGCAAAACCTGCCTCAGACAGAGATGTCTCAGAAGAGGACATGACAGCCttggacaggaagagagaaaagaagatgAGAGCATTGGCAAaaaggatggaggagaggaaacaAAAGCTAAAGAAAGcgaaagaggaaaaagagggaaCACATAAGATTTCAACAAATGAGGCGGGTGAGACAGTTTCACAGGCGACCACAGAACCACAGACAGTGATGTCAGTTACCAGGCCTTCTACAGAACCACCGACAGAGATGTCAGTTACTGGTCCAACCACAGAACCACAGACAGAGATGCTAGTTACTGGGCCTTCTACAGAACCACAGACAGTGATGTCAGTTACTGGACCTTCTGCAGCACCACAGACCGTGATGTCAGTTACTGGTCCAACCAAAGAACCACACACAGAGATGCCAGTAACTGGTCCTACCAAAGAACCACAGACAGAGATGTCAGTTACTGGGCCTAGCTCAGAACCAGAGACAGACTGGTTGGCTGCTCTCCGATCTCATGCAGCATTGCTCTCCCAGTCCACAAAACAGAATACAGCAGAGTCCTCTGAGAAAACGACACCTCCCAGGTaatgcagatgtgtgtgtgatgagacCACTGATATGGGCTAGTAGGTGTGTGAACAGCAGTGTTCCAGTCATACAAATCTAACGCCAGGTTGTAACATCAATGTTAGAACGACCCATACTTCTTCAGGCTTGAAGGGCTTAATGCTTTTATATTGAAATATGGGTTATGAAATATGGGCAGAACAACAAGCTTCTTCATCTGATAAGATATCTCATGAAATAAGCTGCCATTTGGTTTATTTTGAAAATCGGATATCACTATTATACAGATGGTAGGGAAACATCCTCTCACAGAGAGCCAGGGATCAATATAGAAACCCACAGAAACCTTcccacatgtacagtatgtataacTCACTTATGCCTTGTTGCACCTTACTGTGTGGGATTGGATGTAGAAGGTCCTAAATAGTAGCCATAtcttctctcttcttcttctgtctttattatatatttcttctaataataataatgtaataaaaaaaacactaaaacccATTCAATATCCATCTTGCTTTAGAGCAGAAGTGTCGAAGTAATGTGCTGGGAAGATACGCAGAAACTGTCCTTTATCCATACCTTTTTAAATTGTTGACACAACCCGATTAATGATGATATTGTAAGTAAACAACTTTAATCTCGGAACAGATTTGATTAATTTTAAAGTATATAGTTGTCAGCCCCCCAAGATTTGTCGTCTTTGAAACTTAGTCTGTCAGAATGACTGGCCTGGCCTGGCTGTAAATATGTGGTATTCCAGATGTTtggtaatgtaaacaaacagtATCCATTAAACACTGATTAGTCTGATCCAGCCACTAGGACATGAAAGAAGTTACCCATCTTGTAGCATACAACAGTAAATGCAGCCATCCTTGAAAATCTAGCTAGCCGCTTTAAAAAAAGATGATTGGTTAGTAGGTTAATCCGATTTCGCTGATGCCTATCTCTCCGGTGAATTTCTCACAGCTTTCCTTTTGAGTAATGGAGGCAGTAATGGAGGCAGCAATGGAGGCAGTAATGAAGGAAATGTTAGACGCATTGTTCTGCGCATTTCAGTGGAACTTTCTTTATGCAGGAATGGTCTCAGGTCCATTCCTGTGTGTTCTCCCACGACACGTTGTAGGAGATGACTCTGAGCTGTTGTCTTGGCCAAGGTAGGATGCACAAACTACTAAATGCAGGGCTGCCAGCGGCTGTGGCACACAttcttgaataaaataatta from Esox lucius isolate fEsoLuc1 chromosome 5, fEsoLuc1.pri, whole genome shotgun sequence harbors:
- the tacc2 gene encoding uncharacterized protein tacc2 isoform X10, giving the protein MQTQPELQTQPEVQTQPKVQTQPELQTGTSGEQQSRGSHYHEQLSPGAPPCSSPPATEPQSGQQDPVSTRRSGSPANSMALVHPSPLPSSNAPSTPQGRQQDTFPSRLAQTQTSSQPQESAHHILLTDGHCCLSHGLETSHRDATGGVYINDGDRNTLLTSVPTSVIDQGGEIHTFSALGSDKGSDVKSLRADKGGATMRTLGGGNALPRTHTPSQIQKPACNGEKAREEKEAGRKKSTLGDSFVVAANAAGNALPLTTLAMPEMREYKGEVRNKPLDLLERNRDRAATVSTPAVETETALLQEGDGRGGAGGIVASLLGGFAGEEQRETALPATTHHQGLIHIGIKSSPALPAKDTDTTTGSVSDQDCSCHTLPQSPEERKGGGQPGPTGDTQTTDTERKREGVKEREESGLQAEEHTVTNASLSPLGVITGPHCWEDNSAATATGLEREGEETREERGGVSGKQVLVSRPTVTGLAGWVSSAGSQTCPPPVAATAVVSSPGSSTPQSLCGWGELILPSSTSISGSIISADESRFSPPLPLSLPLRQQDDRDSAHSPLPPSRLSTSAEGELGSLAQPLLLRQADSRDLDLRSALFPSSLCSEPAWSQDSANNTKRGSENRESADRSCPIQTLKSEEKRAILGLKDNSATESQRSSSNTARGTEKEDSTRLTQSQGGTESHVQKTEPSQTFVGELQQASVAATTTEAGGEPGPSKASALSSSSPVISALPPTVLQSQHRSAAEGSHPQQVHIVSQSDASLLRSVIPQSVLGPPTMAAIGVLQLHARDSVGGTRKLFFNKTLTADDESSAALNYVPASDPAAVLAHASLPPLKVHENLRHPVTEASFTSHNFLKPVTPPPRSQTPTQPSQVGDTLPSLTPADFQGESQQKTQAGMTGNEDGREKDLEKIVVTPCVSAVTGLISSPHGASEGLVVEEKPNSHPDSVVPTPLTRVPLQPSHDPIPNSEQVVIQPPRPPSSSLASRQKHLTGITSSEDVFQVFFEGESNFAGPVCGARCQCAVPGPGSLHTQPDSGSNANGDYMTPGTTVTTLTKPDEDQTIIQPSQPTSQLGQSDQSDNHDLPVASHMDSRDEVRQNPPSSRDRLSMDLAWVRNEGKEEADNKAESVLHVSKTVVLNQPFSDPLKGEEGCHSADFSSAAEAITDVKETIVAEANTDVKETIVAEANTDVKETTVAEANTDVKETTVAEANTDVKETIVAEANTDVKETIVAEANTDVKETIVAEANTDVKETIVAEANTDVKETTVAEANTDVKETTVAEANTDVREMTVALAKADVEETTVAIGTNEVEEKTVALVKAKAKVEENMLVLAKAEVEKNTMTLAKPEVLEKTVVLAKAKNEVQTVTRTEAELTKSNTLEVTAFNHLPSPSMSDHCEYPEPVMILKHPGPMLSHHEFINDYDVALPGVWDSDGRSHYDSVALPDHVLQEVTLAASVILDSEYKDYLRHRKDDEDEEEHEMGGSGDKEQLAEPGKDEISQKLPEKAFISESVFLNIPLQHDSTGLNNGSESVKRDLPLPSKPQASERLHSGTDTSSPANQSAELSATGSDYIIPLHAGDSGAEPKAKKPIRGNLFNSGESINDDMINVSPPLGPGQPISSQPLDINTAEKQGDKMKGNNTLVKRKEETKPNEKQNEEEHKTGDQFFPTSPEEKGQIEKQTQDNRQEIEEGEKQNQIIRLLQCNDTAKTAQAEDRQTTDRPPEPEEKQEYTAIKEEGHDRSGITGNGPEMPSPDSVFLDSTERGEGNDGDGCEVCPGADQNNGSEAVKGKEQGKVEGRERKSVRTSEEEEKAVSSSDPVQAPAGSEPRQDPRHSPSSSGSAQCLYAGMSTPATLTAETCEGTRDTSGPNSIQNAALNQSDSAFILKAFSWQKEQGPKHEKPGASTASEDGSCGCLASDRGRKTDNNTRTENLAASTLLPGVTEGAESTLGHLIQEENRTLSDSNYSAIDNEKSKEVHGVKAGESNGERDGERAGERDGERAGERDGERAGGRDGGSDGERAGGRAMPGLVVEVVTDSKSSDLKSMIWSVMGENHVEDKSQGSGLVARACQDQRSKTEAVENTTAPVESDPSQCETSLDCRASSSPSSQSHGPEEHSTHQNSFPPSLGHSVDTSQSLNQQSKLSPDHQATVTVNLNPDQVTDIAVKLARDSHPGDINANLLESECEPKETRLAHHTAIVGTSHSSETNTAVLEATDTTMTSMASHRVEQAALEAKPASDRDVSEEDMTALDRKREKKMRALAKRMEERKQKLKKAKEEKEGTHKISTNEAGETVSQATTEPQTVMSVTRPSTEPPTEMSVTGPTTEPQTEMLVTGPSTEPQTVMSVTGPSAAPQTVMSVTGPTKEPHTEMPVTGPTKEPQTEMSVTGPSSEPETDWLAALRSHAALLSQSTKQNTAESSEKTTPPRPFPTLKSLESPVAEFCTPSEEAPSPLGQGAAAAPSSQRKDSPEKGENPPEEPQGKEKVPEPDWGSSLTQTKQAEERSEPPPVTTSPPPTLRSAASPPTPRGHVSQIPPVLPTYLQEDFPTPPPTPPERLPPKPEPQTPLHALRQAPLAAPVQTPSSEPESARPVQTPSSEPGPARPVQTPSSEPGPARPVQTSSSEPEPARPVQTPSSEPGPVQTPSSESESARPVQTPSSEPGPARPVQTPSSEPESARPVQTPSSEPGPARPVQTPSSEPGPALSVQTPSSEPDPALSVQTPSSEPDPALSVQTPSTEPEPAQPFQTTPSESEPVLPVQTPSSEPEPALSVQTPSSEPDPALSVQTPSSEPEPALSVQTPSTEPEPAQPFQTTPSESEPVLTVQTQLSEPEPVRPVQTSPSESEPAQPFQTTPSESEPVLPVQTPSSEPARPVQTTTSEPEPAQLFQTTPSEPARPVQTLPSEPESVQPVQTSPSEPEPAQPVQSTPSESEPVIPVQTSPEPARPIQTTPSEPVLNSASPPLSVPPSPAPKNQEKDTTTFGFSDPQTDDPVSLTRPPVPGKDILTLAPCTADPTPRSSDSDGAFETPESTTPVKSPTQTDTVTHLLSSEDTGLGCDSVDDGELKAEAKGHHGSSLSIVFDEDKPIAASGAYNLDQLLAAAAAAEAQNRSPLTRSLSLQAGELDGSGPLHLGESSIASGDCPLAESFSIAGGTESAPGTLRRPSKKGPLRPGGSLKKKPVLRQNSNPETPQPTSSSTTPELKRKAKQTRADSPLLVSEDQEGGATAESAPGPASATPSPGGTLRRTRKPRVESPAPLIEETNHTSPETDNQPIPVHTPVPGPEISIPLRPEDIPLPVSEAVPSSEGSSPIPPIGAYKWDPDNFEDIDPFNTGGSKVANSPPLGRKGVANSPPLGRKGVANSPPLGRKGVANSPPLGRKGVATSPPLGRKGVATSPPLGRKEGTPPICRKTAAPLDSTEELAPPPTSPPIRTSGAVRLEFDYSEENLEEPAKASPASKKLGRKPGSKMPLRKPRLGLKKAVQLSSESLDNAPTIVPDDDIPIPKASYNFDPAQWEDPNFNPFGSNSGIPNSPKMNKPSYSFDSETYNESGVDPFKGSSNRRAASPPKAVSGSASFEVSANDNEVDNDNDDIGDLGDHNQNKPAKPKKKPIKSCTDSEREHSPSRENCLDRQQSNTFRVKRSPKRCDSSSQDPTPVDEAPPPIPVPQHDHATDEEKLASSSSHKEKLASANHKWAHTACQDMEAELTSDPKEDLPLPSDLTSFVNENSRASDYEIEYMEKIGSSSPPLSVKKPSNLYLKLDSVTGSLNKPNHGSEPDSPCTGYNTLGSFEEMEAQITAQMKTPVLCSRPGPEGSRPGPEGSAGDQEKTRMKEIQSVSRTQSAEREHGGGSVEVLVPDTPVLDRLSEGDVSLQYLEPDLAETNPSAFALKLQEELVLAAVRIEALQVAKHLSDSPSLSTVTPQKPRSRRWNLFSSPKQREKEVMLSTVDRDSVVTKGSLYTRPAGCGEGGRESSYMPKDLDHSLDIAREEVLSKEKEVQEWQRKYEDSRQEVLEMRGIVAEYEKTIAQMIAGLPEDEQKDKSLSHHTIQQLIIEKDQALSDLNSVEKSLAELFRRYEKLKDVLEGYRKNEEVLKKCAQEYLSRVRKEEQRYQALKIHAEEKLDKANADIAQVRLKARQEAAAYQASLRKETMKVDSLERTLEQKNKEIEELTKICDELIAKMGKS